A part of Aegilops tauschii subsp. strangulata cultivar AL8/78 chromosome 2, Aet v6.0, whole genome shotgun sequence genomic DNA contains:
- the LOC109733276 gene encoding cytochrome P450 93G1, translated as MATASSMQQPALLLLRQLTQDPVTASLLAVALATAVLMIAALSRGGGRKPRLPPSPRGFPVIGHLHLVRPPVHRTFHDLAARLGPLMHIRLGSTHCVVASSAGVAAELIRTHEGKISERPLTAVARQFAYGDDGFAFAPYGPHWRSMKRLCMSELLGPRTVEQLRPVRRAGLVSLLQSVLHQASGAEAVDLTAALIRLSNTSIIRMMASTVPGSVTGEAQALVKAVAELVGAFNVEDYIAVCRGWDLQGLGRRAADVHRRFDALLEQMIRHKEEAREARKMRGGAEGETPEKKTATGTTTESSKDLLDILLDKLEDDAAAEVKLTRKKIKAFVIDVVTAGSDTSAAMVEWMLAELMNHPECLRKVREEIDAVVGRDRIAGEGDVASLPYLQAAYKETLRLRPAAPIAHRQSTEEMVVTAAGGVGGFTVPAGTAVFMNLWSIARDPANWDAPLEFRPERFMAGGRNEALDPRGQHFQYLPFGSGRRGCPGMGLALQSVPAVVAALVQCFDWAVDGDAKKIDMEEADGLVCARKHPLLLRPSPRLSPFPAVV; from the exons ATGGCAACGGCGTCGAGCATGCAGCAGCCGGCGCTGCTTCTTCTTCGGCAGCTGACGCAGGACCCAGTGACGGCCTCCCTCCTCGCGGTCGCGCTCGCCACCGCGGTCCTTATGATCGCCGCCTTGAGCAGAGGCGGGGGCCGGAAGCCGCGGCTGCCGCCGAGCCCGAGGGGCTTCCCGGTGATCGGGCACCTGCACCTGGTGCGCCCGCCGGTGCACCGCACCTTCCACGACCTGGCGGCCCGGCTGGGCCCGCTGATGCACATCCGGCTCGGCTCCACCCACTGCGTGGTGGCCAGCTCGGCCGGCGTCGCCGCCGAGCTCATCCGGACCCACGAGGGCAAGATCTCGGAGCGGCCGCTCACGGCCGTGGCGCGCCAGTTCGCGTACGGCGACGACGGCTTCGCCTTCGCGCCCTACGGCCCGCACTGGCGCTCCATGAAGCGCCTCTGCATGTCCGAGCTCCTCGGCCCCCGAACCGTCGAGCAGCTCCGCCCCGTCCGCCGCGCCGGCCTCGTCTCGCTGCTGCAGAGCGTGCTGCACCAGGCGTCGGGTGCTGAGGCGGTGGACCTCACCGCCGCGCTCATCCGGCTGTCGAACACGTCCATCATCAGGATGATGGCCAGCACCGTGCCCGGGAGCGTCACGGGGGAGGCGCAGGCGCTGGTCAAGGCCGTGGCGGAGCTCGTCGGTGCGTTCAACGTCGAGGATTACATCGCCGTGTGCCGCGGCTGGGACCTCCAGGGCCTCGGCCGCCGGGCCGCCGACGTCCACCGCCGCTTCGACGCGCTGCTCGAGCAGATGATTCGGCACAAGGAGGAGGCCCGGGAGGCCAGGAAGATGCGTGGTGGAGCAGAAGGAGAGACGCCGGAGAAGAAGACAGCCACGGGAACGACGACGGAGAGCAGCAAGGACTTGCTCGACATCCTGCTGGACAAGTTGGAGGACGACGCGGCGGCGGAGGTGAAGCTCACCAGGAAGAAGATCAAAGCCTTCGTCATC GACGTGGTGACCGCCGGCTCCGACACGTCGGCGGCCATGGTGGAGTGGATGCTGGCGGAGCTGATGAACCACCCGGAGTGCCTCCGCAAGGTGCGGGAGGAGATCGACGCGGTGGTGGGGCGCGACAGGATCGCGGGCGAGGGCGACGTGGCGAGCCTCCCCTACCTGCAGGCGGCGTACAAGGAGACGCTCCGACTGCGCCCGGCGGCCCCGATCGCGCACCGGCAGTCGACGGAGGAGATGGTGGTGACCGCGGCCGGCGGCGTAGGCGGGTTCACGGTGCCTGCGGGCACGGCGGTGTTCATGAACCTGTGGTCCATCGCGCGCGACCCGGCCAACTGGGACGCGCCACTGGAGTTCCGGCCTGAGCGGTTCATGGCCGGCGGGCGCAACGAGGCGCTGGACCCGCGCGGGCAGCACTTCCAGTACCTGCCGTTCGGGAGCGGCCGGCGCGGCTGCCCCGGCATGGGGCTCGCGCTCCAGTCCGTGCCCGCCGTCGTGGCGGCCCTCGTGCAGTGCTTCGACTGGGCCGTGGACGGCGACGCGAAGAAGATAGACATGGAGGAGGCCGACGGGCTGGTGTGCGCGCGCAAGCACCCGCTGCTGCTCCGCCCCTCGCCGCGCCTCAGCCCCTTCCCGGCGGTCGTCTAG